One Carassius auratus strain Wakin chromosome 3, ASM336829v1, whole genome shotgun sequence genomic region harbors:
- the LOC113053788 gene encoding uncharacterized protein LOC113053788, producing MAGLKACSALVTGANRGLGLEMVKQLLEACCSNIFAACRDPDGPNSEALRELAKNHPGVVTLVQLDVADPCSIKESAKKVGSLLGKKGLNLLVNNAAVLPQKTMLTATVEDMQNTFNTNVIGPLFVIREYLPYLRTAAKASGKPGMSCDKAAVINISTDSASMSIMPVLEEPFPFFPYSISKAGLNMLTIYTARDLKADEILCISLHPGWVKTDMGGDMASIDARESVEGMLRVIGGLTEKQNGGFLDYTGETIPW from the exons ATGGCAGGACTGAAGGCATGTAGTGCTCTAGTGACGGGGGCCAACCGAGGCTTGGGTTTAGAAATGGTCAAGCAACTCCTGGAGGCCTGTTGCtcaaatatttttgctgcatGTCGTGATCCAGATGGGCCAAACTCTGAG GCACTGAGAGAACTGGCCAAAAATCATCCAGGAGTGGTCACCCTTGTGCAGCTTG ATGTTGCTGATCCATGCAGTATCAAAGAGTCTGCTAAAAAAGTGGGTTCTCTACTGGGGAAGAAGGGCTTGAACCTACTCGTGAATAACGCTGCAGTGTTGCCACAAAAAACCATGCTGACCGCCACTGTTGAGGACATGCAGAACACCTTCAACACCAACGTGATAGGACCTTTGTTTGTCATTAGG GAGTACCTGCCATATCTGCGTACGGCAGCTAAAGCCAGTGGCAAACCAGGCATGTCATGTGATAAAGCAGCTGTGATCAACATATCCACAGATTCAGCATCTATGAGCATCATGCCAGTACTGGAAGAGCCATTCCCATTCTTCCCATACAGCATCAGCAAG GCTGGTCTAAACATGCTGACCATATACACCGCCAGGGACTTAAAGGCAGATGAGATCCTTTGCATTTCCCTTCATCCAGGATGGGTGAAGACAGACATGGGGGGAGATATG GCGTCTATTGATGCCAGAGAAAGTGTGGAGGGGATGCTGCGTGTCATTGGAGGCCTTACTGAGAAGCAGAACGGTGGATTCTTAGACTACACTGGAGAAACAATTCCCTGGTAA
- the LOC113054587 gene encoding nuclear GTPase SLIP-GC-like: MASHGMKRKRDEDQSDSSNRFHSSQLQLTTESMEKTKNIMSEVVKKIQPLKTTSETTEFYHYIENIISNMDKSKEKKKTIGILGYTGEGKTTLLNALLGKRYLLPSGCIGVCTAVVTQVEANLTDHNYTAEIEVISKEEWETQLKDLLSIKKSQSKDKNKDLTDDAIEKITALYGTDAKDKTFEELKKIDIPVFANNKKDVSCIEVSEFASELKRYVQHNTSSTGHWYWPLVKSVKIKIPDCRELLEHIVLVDLPGSGDCNKTRAAMWKSKLRDCCSVWILSNINRAINNKDAWEMLNHCYQDMVQAGECRDINFICTKSDEMDPGEYNSTLEKQIPEDKNQMTNCILHRNKRAKETLEKSFENSEFKNENIHLQVFTVSSKAFFNHNLGVRRDDTEIPKLQDVLKKINKSINQELSRNYIKEASGVLSLIQSFQSDRRKRMAEADIKKELQLNLEKALEKLEYQFDMLRCFLDKGLSDGVDKSEKSCLDDAKEIISPDLPQGQGGFRKILQDLCRNGGSHTSKAWKRNLDLNKCLAKHMYENMNPRFNLIFPVNTKTGISVQELIDKFSIIQPDTANPPSLILQYINKFIKSQEDNLKELLKHEVVNKKKEIYTSVEATIQNAMASCYKEAAEKTGEGSTKEKQRILKTGIESLKPDIFRNAKKGVLIKTNELMEYIKKRMEFMLKQSIQYSFAKAIQNTMWDVSKEIEELEKLSAQLTDNTG, translated from the exons ATGGCTAGCCATG GTATGAAGAGAAAACGTGATGAGGATCAATCAGATTCAAGTAACAGGTTTCACAGTTCACAGCTACAACTGACAACAG AAAGTATGGAGAAGACGAAGAACATCATGTCTGAAGTTGTTAAAAAAATTCAACCCTTGAAAACAACAAGTGAAACTACAGAATTCTATCATTACATTGA aaatattatttcaaacatGGATAAAAGCAAGGAAAAGAAGAAAACCATTGGAATTTTGGGATACACAGGAGAAGGAAAAACCACACTTTTAAATGCACTCCTGGGAAAAAGATATCTACTGCCATCTGGCTGTATTGGTGTCTGTACAGCTGTTGTTACTCAGGTGGAAGCTAATCTGACCGACCACAACTACACGGCGGAGATTGAAGTCATCTCTAAAGAG GAGTGGGAAACTCAGCTCAAAGATCTTCTCAGTATTAAAAAATCTCAAAGTAAAGACAAGAATAAAGATCTGACTGATGATGCTATAGAAAAGATCACTGCCCTGTATGGAACGGATGCAAAAGATAAAACATTTGAGGAGCTTAAGAAAATTGACATACCTGTAtttgctaataataaaaaagatgtgTCCTGCATTGAG GTCTCTGAATTTGCCAGTGAATTAAAGCGTTACGTACAACACAACACATCAAGTACTGGTCACTGGTACTGGCCGCTGGTGAAGAGTGTGAAAATCAAGATTCCAGACTGTCGTGAACTTCTGGAACACATTGTGCTTGTTGATCTTCCAGGGAGTGGAGACTGCAACAAGACTAGAGCCGCCATGTGGAAATCT AAACTTAGAGACTGCTGCTCAGTGTGGATTTTAAGCAATATCAATCGTGCTATTAACAACAAAGATGCCTGGGAGATGTTAAATCACTGTTATCAAGACATGGTGCAAGCAGGGGAATGTAGAGATATTAACTTCATCTGCACCAAGAGCGATGAGATGGATCCAGGAGAATATAATAG tACTTTGGAGAAACAAATACCAGAAGACAAG AACCAGATGACAAACTGCATActtcacagaaacaaacgtgcTAAGGAAACATTGGAAAAAAGCTTCGAAAATTCTGAATTCAAG aaTGAAAACATACATCTACAAGTTTTTACTGTAAGCTCAAAGGCATTTTTCAACCATAATTTAGGAGTGAGACGTGATGACACTG AAATCCCAAAACTCCAGGATGTTCTGAAGAAGATAAACAAGAGCATCAACCAAGAATTGAGCAGAAATTATATCAAAGAAGCAAGCGGAGTTCTGTCTTTGATCCAAAGTTTCCAGTCGGATAGAAGAAAAAGAATG GCTGAAGCAGATATAAAGAAGGAGTTGCAGCTGAATTTAGAGAAGGCCCTGGAGAAGCTGGAATATCAGTTTGACATGCTTCGTTGTTTCCTGGACAAAGGTCTCTCAGATGGAGTGGACAAATCTGAGAAATCATGTCTTGATGATGCAAAAGAGATAATTTCACCT GATTTGCCTCAAGGTCAAGGGGGATTTCGTAAAATCCTTCAAGATTTGTGCAGAAATGGAGGATCCCACACATCAAAAGCATGGAAAagaaatttagatttaaataagTGCTTGGCCAAACACATGTATGAAAACATGAATCCGAGATTCAACTTAATTTTTCC TGTCAATACCAAAACAGGCATATCAGTGCAAGAACTGATTGATAAATTCAGTATCATTCAGCCGGACACTGCTAACCCCCCATCTCTCATCTTACAGTACATTAACAAGTTCATCAAATCACAG GAAGACAACCTGAAGGAATTACTCAAACATGAAGTTGTTAATAAAAAGAAGGAAATCTACACCTCAGTTGAAGCAACAATTCAGAATGCAATGGCTTCTTGCTATAAAG AAGCTGCAGAGAAAACCGGAGAGGGATCCACAAAGGAGAAGCAGAGAATTCTGAAGACGGGAATTGAGTCATTAAAACCTGACATCTTCAGGAATGCAAAGAAAGGAGTGCTTATAAAGACAAATGAATTGATG GAGTATATAAAGAAAAGAATGGAATTTATGCTGAAGCAATCAATCCAGTACTCATTTGCAAAAGCAATCCAAAACACCATGTGGG atgtttctaaaGAGATTGAAGAACTGGAGAAGCTTTCAGCGCAACTCACTGACAACACTGGATAA